One window of Campylobacter avium LMG 24591 genomic DNA carries:
- a CDS encoding anthranilate synthase component I family protein has product MLSKNAHFYYKQIIQRYENSYLAEDKDKVIIGIDATYLDSNEMDFSEFKSLFYECCAKDHDFDLAGFFGVFSFDFISLFEKLEPCKKKSYDFPLFLFANAKAYLLYEKTSKMYFKFGDEKYFSFLKDDFKEQKRPCEFEITSDLNKEEKEFKTMLAKAREYFLSGDVFQVVLSKELCVRHNVNSFEYYEILSTQNASAYMFYFPSKYGVVLGSSPELVLSIKNKELFVAPIAGTRRLDENSDIQKLEKELLSDEKELCEHRMLVDLARNDISKFGEKTRVENAFSIVSYRFVMHIVSSVYARLKQDASIFDAISSVFPAGTLSGAPKIRALEIINELEDSNRGVYGGAVGFLRFNEDVLLAILIRSAFFTKDKAYIRSGAGVVHKSDINAEYDEIKAKRQSLIHSFELLKEKNDSAN; this is encoded by the coding sequence ATGCTAAGTAAAAACGCACATTTTTATTATAAACAAATTATACAAAGATACGAGAATTCTTATCTCGCAGAGGATAAGGATAAGGTTATAATAGGCATTGACGCTACTTATCTTGATTCAAATGAGATGGATTTTAGCGAATTTAAGTCCTTATTTTATGAGTGTTGTGCCAAGGATCACGACTTTGATTTGGCCGGTTTTTTTGGGGTTTTTTCCTTTGATTTTATATCTTTGTTTGAAAAACTAGAGCCCTGCAAGAAAAAAAGCTATGATTTTCCCTTATTTTTATTTGCCAATGCTAAGGCATATTTGCTTTATGAAAAAACTAGCAAGATGTATTTTAAATTTGGAGATGAAAAGTATTTTTCTTTTTTAAAAGATGATTTTAAAGAGCAAAAAAGGCCTTGTGAATTCGAAATCACAAGCGATTTAAACAAAGAGGAAAAAGAATTTAAAACCATGCTTGCAAAAGCAAGGGAGTATTTTTTAAGCGGGGATGTTTTTCAGGTAGTTTTAAGCAAAGAATTATGTGTAAGGCATAATGTAAATAGCTTTGAGTATTACGAAATTTTAAGTACACAAAATGCTAGCGCTTATATGTTTTACTTCCCAAGCAAATACGGCGTGGTTCTTGGCTCATCTCCTGAACTTGTCTTAAGCATAAAAAATAAAGAATTATTCGTAGCACCGATAGCTGGCACAAGAAGACTTGATGAAAATTCAGACATTCAAAAGCTAGAAAAAGAGCTTTTAAGCGATGAAAAAGAACTTTGCGAACACAGAATGCTGGTTGATTTAGCAAGAAATGATATATCAAAATTTGGAGAAAAAACAAGGGTAGAAAATGCCTTTAGTATAGTAAGTTATAGATTTGTTATGCATATAGTAAGCTCTGTTTATGCTAGATTAAAACAAGATGCGAGTATTTTTGACGCTATTTCATCGGTCTTTCCGGCAGGAACCTTAAGTGGAGCTCCCAAAATAAGAGCTTTAGAAATCATTAATGAACTTGAGGACTCAAATAGAGGAGTATATGGAGGTGCTGTTGGCTTTTTAAGATTTAACGAGGATGTGCTTTTAGCTATCTTGATACGCTCTGCATTTTTTACAAAGGATAAGGCTTACATAAGAAGCGGTGCTGGCGTGGTGCATAAAAGCGATATTAACGCAGAATATGACGAAATAAAGGCTAAAAGACAAAGTCTTATACATAGTTTTGAACTTTTAAAGGAAAAAAATGATAGTGCTAATTGA
- the trpB gene encoding tryptophan synthase subunit beta, which yields MSKRYYGEFGGQFVPETGIFALKELEKAFHSIAFDKEFKKELKNLLKTYVGRKTPLYYAKNLSKYYKQDIYFKREDLNHTGAHKINNAIAQALLAKKMGKKKVIAETGAGQHGLATATAAALLGLECEIYMGELDIKRQALNVEKISLLGAKVNSITNGLKTLKEATTAAIQAWINEIEDTFYIIGSAVGPYPYPQIVTHFQRVIGKETKKQLKQLGKKADYIIACVGGGSNAIGIFYDFLKDKSVKLIGVEAAGLGVNTPYHAATLSKGKVGIIHGMKTMVLQDEFGNILPVHSISAGLDYPGVGPLHAYLHKSKRVKYYGVTDDECINALKLVSRLEGIIPAIESAHALAYLEKLCPKLDKKNTIVVNISGRGDKDMQSILSYEKGKIYG from the coding sequence ATGTCTAAGAGATATTACGGAGAATTTGGAGGTCAGTTTGTCCCAGAAACAGGAATATTCGCGCTTAAAGAACTTGAAAAAGCATTTCACAGCATAGCTTTTGATAAGGAATTTAAAAAAGAATTAAAAAATTTACTAAAAACTTATGTTGGAAGAAAAACCCCGCTTTATTATGCTAAAAATTTAAGCAAATACTACAAGCAAGACATATATTTTAAAAGAGAGGATTTAAACCACACAGGTGCTCATAAAATCAACAATGCCATAGCTCAAGCTTTGCTGGCTAAAAAAATGGGCAAGAAAAAGGTTATAGCTGAAACAGGTGCAGGACAACACGGCCTTGCAACAGCTACCGCTGCAGCACTTTTGGGCTTAGAATGCGAAATTTATATGGGCGAGCTTGATATAAAAAGGCAGGCTTTAAATGTAGAAAAAATTAGCTTACTTGGTGCTAAGGTAAATTCCATTACAAATGGCTTAAAAACCCTAAAAGAAGCCACCACAGCTGCCATACAAGCTTGGATTAATGAGATTGAGGATACCTTTTATATCATAGGCTCAGCAGTTGGTCCTTATCCTTACCCGCAAATTGTAACGCATTTTCAAAGGGTAATTGGCAAGGAAACAAAAAAGCAGTTAAAGCAACTTGGGAAAAAAGCTGATTATATAATAGCCTGTGTTGGCGGAGGAAGCAACGCTATAGGAATTTTTTACGACTTTTTAAAAGATAAGAGCGTGAAACTAATAGGAGTTGAAGCAGCCGGACTTGGCGTAAATACACCTTATCACGCAGCCACCTTAAGTAAAGGCAAAGTAGGCATAATACACGGCATGAAAACCATGGTTTTGCAAGATGAATTTGGAAACATTTTGCCCGTACACAGCATATCAGCTGGGCTTGACTACCCAGGAGTAGGACCCTTGCATGCATATTTGCACAAAAGTAAAAGAGTAAAATACTACGGCGTTACGGATGATGAGTGTATAAACGCCTTAAAACTTGTATCAAGACTAGAAGGAATTATCCCTGCGATTGAAAGCGCACACGCTCTTGCATACTTAGAAAAACTATGCCCTAAGCTAGATAAAAAAAATACAATCGTGGTAAATATTTCAGGCAGAGGAGATAAAGATATGCAAAGCATATTAAGCTATGAGAAAGGAAAAATTTATGGTTGA
- the neuC gene encoding UDP-N-acetylglucosamine 2-epimerase, producing the protein MYMRKIAVVSATRAEWYLLKNLCYEIEKDEDLSLQLFVSGTHLSKDFGLTYKEIQKEFKISKKIKILSKKNDALALCKSLSKAISKFSKVFAKFKPDIVVILGDRYEMLGVASAALLMRIPIVHICGGELTLGAIDDSIRHSISKMASLHFVSTNTYKKRVLQLGEQEDRVFTVGSLGAENIARMNFLSKEELKKELKLSFEKRIFLITYHPQTLNLKDTKRDLELLLAFLEKQKDTSLIFTKANADENGILINKIIAKFTQKHKNAKLFDNLGSLRYLSLMKIADIVLGNSSSGILESPFFKTPCINIGLRQAGRLRAANIIDCEITELEKAYKKAMSKEFKLSLKSFENPFFHKDTSYQIKTVLKNVNLDTILYKNFVDLKWTLKE; encoded by the coding sequence ATTTATATGAGAAAAATAGCTGTTGTAAGTGCAACTAGGGCCGAGTGGTATTTGCTTAAAAATCTTTGTTATGAGATAGAAAAAGATGAGGATTTAAGCTTGCAGCTTTTTGTAAGCGGGACGCATTTAAGCAAGGATTTTGGCCTAACTTATAAAGAAATTCAAAAAGAATTTAAGATAAGCAAAAAGATAAAAATTCTAAGCAAAAAAAATGACGCACTTGCACTTTGCAAAAGCTTAAGTAAGGCTATATCTAAATTTAGTAAGGTTTTTGCTAAATTTAAGCCCGATATAGTAGTAATCTTAGGCGATAGATACGAAATGCTAGGAGTTGCTAGCGCTGCTTTGCTTATGCGAATTCCCATAGTTCATATTTGCGGTGGAGAACTTACACTTGGAGCCATAGATGATAGTATAAGGCATAGTATAAGCAAAATGGCTTCCTTGCACTTTGTAAGCACAAATACATACAAAAAGAGGGTTTTGCAATTAGGAGAGCAAGAAGATAGGGTTTTTACTGTTGGAAGTTTAGGAGCTGAAAACATAGCTAGAATGAATTTTTTAAGCAAAGAAGAGCTTAAAAAAGAGCTAAAACTTAGCTTCGAAAAAAGGATTTTTTTAATCACTTATCACCCACAAACCTTAAATTTAAAGGATACCAAAAGGGATTTAGAGCTTTTACTAGCCTTTTTAGAAAAACAAAAAGATACAAGCTTGATTTTTACCAAGGCAAATGCTGATGAAAATGGAATTCTTATAAATAAAATAATTGCAAAATTTACACAAAAACATAAAAATGCGAAGCTTTTTGATAATCTTGGCTCCTTAAGATACCTAAGCCTTATGAAAATAGCTGATATAGTGCTTGGCAACAGCTCAAGCGGCATACTTGAAAGCCCTTTTTTTAAGACACCGTGCATAAATATAGGCTTAAGGCAAGCGGGCAGGTTAAGAGCGGCAAACATTATAGATTGTGAAATCACAGAACTTGAAAAAGCCTACAAAAAGGCCATGTCAAAAGAATTTAAACTTTCTTTAAAATCCTTTGAAAATCCATTTTTCCACAAAGACACAAGTTATCAAATAAAAACCGTGCTAAAAAATGTAAATTTAGATACAATTTTATATAAAAATTTTGTGGACTTAAAATGGACCTTGAAAGAATAA
- a CDS encoding nucleotidyltransferase family protein, whose product MDLERIKLKENSSIKQALKIIGNERVRLGLIVDDDDKFLGVISDSNIRKALINGKKLNDDIKEIYTKNALTISANTSEKKLLELSSKTDIYDFPVLDKNKKILGIKSIAQILNKKRLANKVILMAGGLGTRLAPLTNTTPKPMLKVGKKPILHTIIQRLRNQGFAEFIMCVNYKRKIIENYFKDGSSFDVKIDYIRERKKLGTAGALSLIEDVPNKSFIVMNADILTDLDFTELLNAHKKSKASMTVCLRQFSHQIPYGVIYSKKSILTDIKEKPMQSFDIAAGIYVLENKILQYIKKDEYLDMPDLIKIALANKEKICTYTINDYWIDIGRLSEYKKANEELIL is encoded by the coding sequence ATGGACCTTGAAAGAATAAAGCTAAAAGAAAACTCAAGCATAAAACAAGCCTTAAAAATCATAGGAAATGAAAGGGTAAGGCTTGGCCTTATCGTTGATGATGATGATAAATTTTTAGGAGTAATTAGCGATTCAAACATAAGAAAAGCACTAATAAATGGCAAAAAACTAAATGATGATATAAAAGAAATTTACACAAAAAACGCACTTACAATAAGTGCTAACACAAGCGAAAAAAAGCTCTTAGAACTTAGTTCAAAAACCGATATATACGATTTTCCTGTGTTAGATAAGAACAAAAAAATACTAGGCATAAAATCAATAGCACAAATTCTTAATAAAAAAAGACTGGCTAATAAAGTAATTTTAATGGCTGGCGGGCTTGGAACTAGACTAGCTCCTCTTACAAATACCACTCCAAAACCCATGTTAAAGGTTGGTAAAAAGCCAATTTTACACACCATCATACAAAGGCTTAGAAATCAAGGCTTTGCCGAATTTATCATGTGTGTAAATTACAAAAGAAAAATCATAGAAAATTATTTTAAAGACGGCTCATCTTTTGATGTTAAGATAGATTACATAAGAGAGAGAAAAAAGCTTGGTACGGCAGGGGCTTTAAGCCTGATAGAAGATGTGCCAAATAAAAGCTTCATAGTTATGAATGCTGATATACTCACAGATCTTGATTTCACAGAGCTTTTAAACGCACATAAAAAAAGCAAGGCCTCTATGACTGTTTGTCTTAGACAGTTTTCTCATCAAATTCCTTATGGTGTTATTTACAGTAAAAAATCAATCCTAACGGATATAAAAGAAAAACCTATGCAAAGCTTTGACATAGCGGCTGGAATTTATGTTCTTGAAAATAAAATTTTACAGTATATCAAAAAAGATGAATACCTTGATATGCCTGATTTAATCAAAATAGCCCTAGCAAATAAAGAAAAAATTTGCACATACACCATAAACGATTATTGGATAGATATAGGAAGGCTTAGTGAGTATAAAAAAGCAAATGAGGAGTTGATATTATGA
- the neuB gene encoding N-acetylneuraminate synthase: protein MKKITIIAEAGVNHNGDLNLAKKLVQEAAYAGADYVKFQSFDTEDIVTKDAKQASYQEKNTKTKQSQYDMLKKLELDKKAHIELIKECEKCGINFLSTAFDLKNIELLNELGLEIFKIPSGEITNLPYLKAIAKLNKKVFMSTGMSNLAQIQEALDILYKYGTKRKNITLLHCNTQYPTPFKDANLKAMLTLKEAFKLDVGYSDHTQGISVALGAAALGALVIEKHFTLDKSMQGPDHKASLEPCELRAMIKGIREIEMALGDGIKRINKSEKENAKIARKSLVALKDIKKGEILSEENLGTKRPANGISAIRYDEYIGKKALKNYKKDEFI from the coding sequence ATGAAAAAAATTACAATCATAGCAGAGGCTGGGGTTAATCACAACGGAGATTTAAACTTGGCTAAAAAATTGGTACAAGAAGCGGCATATGCGGGTGCTGATTATGTTAAATTTCAAAGCTTTGACACCGAAGATATAGTTACAAAAGACGCAAAACAAGCAAGCTATCAAGAAAAAAACACAAAAACAAAGCAAAGCCAATACGACATGCTTAAAAAGCTAGAGCTAGATAAAAAGGCTCATATAGAGCTTATAAAAGAATGTGAAAAATGCGGCATTAACTTCCTTTCGACTGCTTTTGATTTAAAAAACATAGAACTTTTAAATGAACTGGGGCTTGAAATTTTTAAAATTCCAAGCGGAGAAATCACGAATTTACCATACCTAAAAGCAATAGCAAAACTTAATAAAAAGGTATTTATGTCAACCGGAATGTCTAATTTAGCACAAATTCAAGAAGCCTTAGACATACTTTATAAATACGGAACTAAAAGAAAAAACATCACCCTACTTCACTGCAACACCCAGTACCCAACGCCGTTTAAAGACGCAAATTTAAAGGCCATGCTCACCTTAAAAGAGGCCTTTAAGCTAGATGTTGGCTACTCAGACCACACGCAAGGTATATCAGTAGCCCTTGGGGCTGCGGCTTTGGGTGCTTTGGTTATAGAAAAGCATTTTACACTTGATAAATCTATGCAAGGACCAGACCACAAAGCTTCCTTAGAGCCTTGCGAGTTAAGGGCTATGATTAAGGGCATAAGAGAAATTGAAATGGCTTTAGGAGACGGCATAAAAAGAATTAACAAAAGCGAAAAAGAAAACGCGAAAATAGCTAGAAAAAGCCTTGTAGCCTTAAAAGATATAAAAAAAGGCGAAATTTTAAGTGAGGAAAATTTAGGCACAAAAAGGCCTGCAAACGGCATTAGCGCTATAAGATATGATGAATATATAGGCAAAAAAGCCCTAAAAAACTACAAAAAAGATGAATTTATATGA
- a CDS encoding Gfo/Idh/MocA family protein, translating into MKALIIGFGSIGKKHFIALKKLGYDVEICSKSFKKDKFKNHKIKIHSDLSDINLENFELFIISNITVMHFDTLSFLDKNLKNKTILVEKPLFETYKDFKASQNNKIYVAYLLRFHPVIKALKKLLSYEKPYFANFVCNSYLPNWRELDYTQNYSAKKELGGGVLLDLSHELDLAQYLFKDLELLYSQNEKISELDISSDDFAFLALKGKNEEKVFINLDYFSKKNSRTINICTEKRSFKADLNKNYIKIYKKSGKVKKIEFKNSTIKNLCLLHKAILKNDKNICSLDEGLQILRLTDKVKNG; encoded by the coding sequence ATGAAAGCACTGATTATAGGTTTTGGCAGCATAGGCAAAAAGCATTTTATAGCACTTAAAAAGCTAGGTTATGATGTAGAAATTTGTTCTAAGAGCTTTAAAAAAGATAAATTTAAAAATCACAAAATCAAAATTCACAGCGACTTAAGCGATATAAATTTAGAAAATTTCGAACTTTTTATAATATCAAACATAACAGTTATGCACTTTGACACGCTTAGTTTTTTGGATAAAAACTTAAAAAACAAAACAATCTTGGTTGAAAAGCCTTTATTTGAGACATATAAGGATTTCAAAGCCTCGCAAAATAATAAAATTTATGTTGCATACTTGCTTAGATTTCACCCTGTGATAAAGGCTTTGAAAAAACTTTTAAGCTATGAAAAGCCGTATTTTGCAAATTTTGTTTGCAATTCTTATCTGCCTAATTGGAGAGAGCTAGATTACACGCAAAATTACAGTGCTAAAAAAGAGCTTGGCGGCGGCGTTTTGCTAGACTTATCACACGAACTTGACTTAGCACAGTATTTGTTTAAGGATTTAGAACTTTTATACTCTCAAAATGAAAAAATTTCAGAACTTGACATAAGTAGCGATGATTTTGCTTTCTTAGCACTTAAAGGCAAAAATGAAGAAAAGGTTTTTATAAATCTTGATTATTTTTCTAAAAAGAACTCAAGAACCATAAACATATGCACGGAAAAACGAAGCTTCAAGGCTGATTTAAACAAAAACTACATCAAAATTTACAAAAAAAGCGGCAAGGTTAAAAAGATTGAATTTAAAAATAGTACCATTAAAAATCTTTGCTTATTGCACAAAGCCATACTTAAAAATGATAAAAATATTTGCAGCTTAGATGAGGGATTGCAAATACTTAGGCTTACTGATAAGGTGAAAAATGGCTGA
- a CDS encoding acylneuraminate cytidylyltransferase family protein, whose protein sequence is MAEILCSICARGGSKGVKNKNIRLINGLELIAYSIYQAKNSKLFKHIVVSTDSDEIAAVAKKHGAEVFFKREAKLSSDTAAKVPVIRDCLLRSEKHYGKKFDYVVDLDATAPLRTSTDIVKAYELFIKEKKENLITACEARKNPYFNMVEVKDDKSVVLCKRSSFRRRQDAPPVYDMNASIYIFTRARLMKTDVVFGKHTALYLMDKTSAFDIDDELDFKIVSMLISEKNLKIKDF, encoded by the coding sequence ATGGCTGAAATTTTGTGCAGCATTTGCGCTAGAGGCGGCAGCAAAGGGGTAAAAAACAAAAATATAAGGCTTATAAATGGCTTAGAATTAATAGCTTATAGTATTTATCAAGCCAAAAACTCAAAGCTTTTTAAACATATAGTTGTAAGCACAGATAGCGATGAAATAGCAGCTGTGGCTAAAAAACACGGTGCTGAGGTATTTTTCAAAAGAGAGGCAAAACTATCCAGCGATACGGCCGCTAAAGTGCCTGTGATAAGGGACTGTTTGCTAAGAAGCGAAAAGCATTATGGAAAAAAATTTGACTATGTAGTGGACTTAGACGCGACAGCACCGCTTAGAACAAGCACGGACATTGTAAAAGCTTACGAACTTTTTATAAAAGAAAAAAAAGAAAATCTAATCACAGCTTGCGAAGCTAGGAAAAATCCTTATTTTAACATGGTTGAAGTAAAAGATGACAAGTCCGTAGTTTTGTGCAAAAGAAGTTCTTTTCGAAGAAGACAAGACGCGCCGCCTGTGTATGATATGAATGCTAGCATTTATATATTTACAAGGGCAAGACTTATGAAAACGGATGTAGTTTTTGGCAAGCACACAGCCCTTTATCTCATGGATAAAACAAGTGCTTTTGATATAGACGATGAGCTTGATTTTAAAATAGTAAGCATGCTTATAAGTGAGAAAAATTTAAAAATTAAGGATTTTTAA
- the ptmA gene encoding flagellin modification protein PtmA: protein MLSKKVILIAGACGRIGLALSKMALKYNATVVLADINEKRLAELSKEFKDFKDKTAFVVLDSTSKKSINEAFESTKNSFGQVDAFVNATYPLAKIKTKPYYELEYEEICAQLNIHLGSFILASQEAVKFFKKQGYGNIINLSSIMGSFAPKFENYKNTNMQSSLEYSVIKAGINHLGVWLAKELFNTNIRVNTVVSGGILDKQNENFLQAYRACCASKGMLEADDVCGLIVFLLSDLSLYIRGQSLVVDDGWSL from the coding sequence ATGCTTAGTAAAAAAGTAATCTTAATAGCAGGAGCTTGCGGCCGCATAGGTTTGGCACTGAGCAAAATGGCTTTAAAATACAATGCCACTGTGGTTTTAGCTGACATTAATGAAAAAAGATTAGCTGAGCTAAGCAAGGAATTTAAGGACTTCAAAGACAAAACAGCCTTTGTAGTGCTTGATAGCACCTCTAAAAAAAGCATTAATGAAGCCTTTGAAAGCACTAAAAATAGCTTTGGTCAAGTGGATGCTTTCGTAAATGCCACATATCCTTTGGCCAAGATAAAAACAAAGCCTTATTATGAGCTAGAATATGAAGAAATTTGTGCCCAGCTAAACATACATCTTGGTTCTTTTATCTTAGCCTCGCAAGAAGCGGTTAAGTTTTTCAAGAAGCAAGGCTATGGAAATATCATAAATTTAAGCTCTATTATGGGCTCTTTTGCACCTAAATTTGAAAATTATAAAAATACAAATATGCAAAGCTCGCTTGAATACAGCGTCATCAAAGCTGGAATAAACCATCTTGGAGTTTGGCTCGCAAAAGAGTTATTTAATACAAATATAAGAGTAAATACCGTTGTAAGCGGAGGCATACTTGATAAGCAAAATGAGAATTTTTTACAAGCTTATAGAGCATGCTGCGCTTCAAAAGGCATGCTTGAGGCCGATGATGTGTGTGGTCTTATAGTATTTTTGCTAAGTGATTTAAGTCTTTATATAAGGGGACAAAGCTTGGTGGTGGATGATGGCTGGTCTCTTTAA
- a CDS encoding phosphoribosylanthranilate isomerase yields the protein MQIKICGIKNEENLRHLCKLDIAYTGFIFAPSKRQVDLNLATALAKISKEHGKKTVGVFVDESDEFITECVKKIGLDVAQIYKKISQNLYLKLKEFNTEVWQVFSLKDKLVIDENCAYDLLLFDTKGDKKGGNGFSFDWSVLKNYDKDFVLAGGIGLDNIKEALKTGAKILDINSKVENEKMLKDCKLIEKILAEVKNV from the coding sequence ATGCAAATTAAAATTTGTGGGATAAAAAACGAGGAAAATTTAAGGCACTTGTGCAAGCTTGACATCGCATATACAGGCTTTATCTTTGCTCCTAGTAAAAGACAGGTTGATTTAAATTTAGCCACAGCTTTAGCAAAAATATCCAAAGAGCACGGCAAAAAAACGGTTGGAGTTTTCGTGGATGAAAGCGATGAATTTATAACTGAGTGTGTAAAAAAAATCGGCTTAGATGTAGCGCAGATATATAAAAAAATCAGCCAAAACTTGTATCTAAAACTTAAAGAATTTAATACTGAGGTTTGGCAGGTTTTTAGCCTAAAAGATAAGCTAGTTATAGATGAAAACTGTGCTTATGATTTGTTACTTTTTGATACAAAGGGTGATAAAAAAGGTGGAAACGGCTTTAGCTTTGATTGGTCTGTTTTAAAAAATTATGATAAAGACTTTGTTTTAGCCGGTGGCATAGGGCTTGACAATATAAAAGAGGCCTTAAAAACCGGGGCTAAAATTTTAGATATTAACTCAAAAGTTGAGAATGAGAAAATGCTAAAAGATTGTAAACTTATAGAAAAAATACTAGCGGAGGTGAAAAATGTCTAA
- the trpD gene encoding anthranilate phosphoribosyltransferase, translating into MIVLIDNYDSFVFNIKTMLETVYKGEIKVLRNDACDIEYIKKLNPDFIILSPGPKHPKDSGICLDIFKAKLEIPTLGICLGHQALAFCFDCEISRLKEPKHAITSSIDVLDEGLIFKNLPKNFEVMRYHSLYVKEANENFTVLARSEDGCIMAIKHKHLPYFGIQFHPESYFSEYGLKIFENFLALKKDETKEKKQNLAYFINKMQDNEKLQSKDFELICKLIASKDYEPLQLSALLVLITEKSLDENSLSSLVKSVLKYSQTFSDESDMIDIVGTGGDGFKSINVSTSAAFILAALGVKVAKHGNKAISSSSGSSDVLEALNIHSTSSILKQKKLLDETGLSFFHAPHFHSLVGEIKEIRQRLGVRTVFNVLGPLLHPNLKLKYQLVGNYHAPVHELLIKVLKQLGRKKALVVRGNDGMDEISICDDTKIYELNEGEISSYTISPEQFGFKRAMHYEIKGGNAKENARILLDTLEGKISGAKFDIVVLNAMFALYATQKVSNPLVAKEMILDAIYSGKVLEYFTKYQEKVSSINAN; encoded by the coding sequence ATGATAGTGCTAATTGATAATTACGATTCCTTTGTTTTTAACATAAAAACAATGCTTGAAACCGTGTATAAAGGTGAAATAAAAGTTCTAAGAAATGACGCTTGCGATATAGAGTATATAAAAAAATTAAATCCTGATTTTATCATCCTAAGCCCAGGCCCAAAGCACCCAAAAGACAGCGGAATTTGCCTTGATATATTTAAAGCAAAACTTGAAATTCCAACCCTTGGAATTTGTCTTGGACATCAAGCTTTAGCCTTTTGTTTTGACTGCGAAATTTCAAGATTAAAAGAGCCTAAACACGCCATTACCTCAAGCATAGATGTCCTAGATGAGGGACTAATCTTTAAAAATTTACCAAAAAACTTTGAGGTGATGAGGTATCATTCTTTGTATGTGAAAGAAGCTAATGAAAATTTCACCGTTTTAGCAAGAAGTGAAGATGGGTGTATAATGGCTATTAAGCACAAGCACTTGCCGTATTTTGGCATACAGTTTCATCCAGAAAGTTATTTTAGTGAGTATGGACTAAAAATTTTTGAAAATTTCTTAGCCCTCAAAAAAGATGAGACAAAAGAAAAAAAGCAAAATTTAGCTTATTTTATAAACAAAATGCAAGATAATGAAAAACTGCAAAGTAAGGATTTTGAGCTAATATGCAAACTCATAGCAAGCAAAGATTACGAGCCCTTGCAGCTTAGTGCCTTGCTTGTGCTAATTACTGAAAAATCCTTGGATGAAAATTCTCTTTCTTCTCTTGTAAAATCCGTACTTAAGTATTCTCAAACCTTTAGTGATGAAAGCGATATGATAGATATAGTAGGCACAGGAGGCGATGGCTTTAAGAGTATAAATGTCTCTACAAGCGCAGCTTTTATACTTGCCGCACTTGGAGTTAAGGTGGCTAAACACGGAAACAAGGCCATATCAAGTTCAAGCGGAAGCAGCGATGTGCTAGAAGCTTTAAATATACACAGCACATCTAGCATTTTAAAGCAAAAAAAGCTTTTAGATGAAACGGGTTTGTCCTTTTTCCACGCCCCACATTTTCATTCTTTAGTAGGAGAGATAAAAGAAATCCGGCAAAGATTAGGAGTTAGAACTGTTTTTAATGTTTTAGGTCCCTTGCTTCACCCAAATTTAAAACTAAAATATCAACTAGTGGGCAATTATCACGCACCGGTTCATGAGCTGCTTATAAAAGTTCTTAAGCAACTTGGCAGAAAAAAAGCGCTCGTAGTTCGCGGAAATGACGGAATGGATGAGATTAGCATATGCGATGATACAAAAATTTATGAGTTAAACGAAGGAGAAATTAGCTCCTACACCATAAGCCCCGAACAATTTGGCTTTAAAAGAGCTATGCATTATGAAATCAAAGGTGGCAACGCTAAAGAAAACGCTAGAATTTTACTTGACACCTTAGAAGGCAAGATAAGTGGTGCAAAATTTGATATAGTCGTGCTAAATGCCATGTTTGCACTATATGCGACACAAAAGGTAAGCAACCCTTTAGTAGCAAAGGAGATGATTTTGGATGCAATTTACAGCGGCAAGGTCTTAGAGTACTTTACTAAATATCAAGAAAAAGTAAGTTCTATAAATGCAAATTAA